A genome region from Nocardia sp. NBC_01730 includes the following:
- a CDS encoding VOC family protein has translation MDVLSSRIILRPADYASTLAFYRDGLELAIAREYPGGTVFFAGQSLIEVAAHAGSGESSSFHGAIWLQVRDVSDAAAELALKGIVIDRPPVQEAWGLIEMWVRDPDGVPIVFVEVPPSHPIRRDSRWSAE, from the coding sequence ATGGACGTCCTGAGCAGCCGGATCATCTTGCGGCCCGCCGACTACGCGTCGACTCTCGCGTTCTACCGCGACGGGCTGGAGCTGGCCATCGCGCGGGAATACCCCGGCGGCACAGTCTTCTTCGCGGGCCAGTCGCTGATCGAGGTAGCCGCCCACGCCGGATCGGGAGAATCCTCGTCGTTCCACGGCGCCATCTGGCTCCAGGTCCGCGATGTGTCCGACGCCGCCGCGGAACTCGCGCTGAAGGGGATCGTGATCGACCGGCCGCCGGTGCAGGAGGCGTGGGGTCTGATCGAGATGTGGGTACGCGATCCGGACGGGGTGCCGATCGTCTTCGTCGAGGTCCCGCCCTCGCATCCGATTCGACGGGATTCGCGCTGGTCCGCGGAGTGA
- the menE gene encoding o-succinylbenzoate--CoA ligase: protein MPTGSGVRDVMPHLREALEGSGSAWLPIPTTDRREARRLSDALSPAEPIDDEVALVVTTSGTTGVPKGAMLSASALRASGTATHDRLGGPGSWLLALPTHHIAGIQVLLRSILAGTEPTVLDVSGGFLPEALAGAISGMCGERRYTALVPTQLIKVLDAPDAAAALAQLDGVLVGGAATPLPVYERARDAGITVVRTYGMSETCGGCVYDGVPLNGTKVRIEDGRVVLGGAMIASGYRNQPDHPAFAEPGWFRTEDAGTLEDGVLRITGRLDEAITTGGLLVLPQLVEAVLITHPAISEVVVLGLPDERLGQRVAAAVVPAAGATPSLAELRDHVMAELDSIAAPRELVLLDEIPLRGPGKPDRVKLREYLLAGSTP, encoded by the coding sequence ATGCCCACCGGATCCGGCGTCCGCGACGTCATGCCGCATCTGCGGGAGGCGCTGGAGGGCAGCGGGTCCGCGTGGTTACCGATTCCCACCACCGACCGCCGCGAGGCACGCCGTCTGAGCGATGCGCTGTCGCCGGCCGAGCCGATCGACGACGAGGTGGCCCTCGTGGTAACCACGTCCGGTACCACGGGCGTGCCGAAAGGCGCGATGCTGAGCGCGTCCGCGCTGCGTGCCAGCGGCACCGCGACGCACGACCGCCTCGGCGGTCCCGGCAGCTGGCTGCTCGCCCTGCCGACCCACCACATCGCGGGCATCCAGGTGCTGTTGCGCAGCATTCTGGCAGGCACGGAACCCACGGTGCTCGATGTGTCCGGCGGATTCCTGCCCGAGGCGCTGGCGGGCGCCATCTCCGGCATGTGCGGTGAACGCCGGTACACGGCGCTGGTCCCGACGCAGTTGATCAAGGTTTTGGACGCGCCGGACGCGGCCGCGGCGCTTGCCCAGCTCGACGGCGTGCTCGTCGGTGGCGCGGCAACCCCGCTTCCGGTCTACGAGCGCGCGAGGGACGCCGGTATCACCGTGGTTCGCACCTACGGCATGAGCGAGACCTGCGGCGGCTGCGTGTACGACGGCGTCCCGTTGAACGGCACGAAGGTGCGCATCGAGGACGGGCGGGTGGTTCTCGGCGGTGCGATGATCGCCTCGGGCTACCGCAACCAGCCCGATCATCCCGCCTTCGCCGAACCCGGCTGGTTCCGCACCGAAGACGCGGGCACGCTCGAAGACGGCGTGCTGCGCATCACCGGACGGCTCGACGAGGCGATCACGACCGGCGGCTTGCTGGTGCTCCCGCAGTTGGTCGAGGCGGTGCTGATCACCCACCCGGCGATCAGCGAGGTCGTGGTACTCGGGCTGCCGGATGAACGACTCGGGCAGCGGGTCGCCGCCGCGGTGGTGCCCGCCGCGGGCGCGACGCCGAGCCTCGCCGAGCTGCGCGACCACGTGATGGCGGAACTGGATTCCATCGCCGCGCCACGCGAACTGGTATTGCTCGACGAGATCCCGCTGCGGGGGCCGGGCAAGCCCGACCGCGTCAAGCTACGCGAATACCTACTCGCAGGCTCGACGCCTTAG
- a CDS encoding ATP-binding cassette domain-containing protein, producing the protein MTSFAPNAALAVEADGLVKVFGEQRAVDGVSLAVPQGSVYGVLGPNGAGKTTTIRMLATLLRPDGGSGRIFGHDVVREPTAVRSLIGVTGQYASVDEDLSATENLVVFARLLGLSRIDARRKAVELLEEFDLIEAASKPLKNFSGGMRRRLDLAASLIATPPLLFLDEPTTGLDPRTRAQMWETIRRLVREGATVLLTTQYLDEADQLADRIAVIDRGKVIADGTADELKASVGGSSLHLTLVDRGRLDEAHRIVADFLGTEAQISPEAGRLTAPLPDAGVTADLLIRLREWEIGVDEITVSKPSLDEVFLTITGHPAEDNTDDESERSAA; encoded by the coding sequence ATGACTTCTTTCGCACCGAATGCAGCGCTCGCCGTCGAGGCGGACGGCCTGGTCAAGGTGTTCGGGGAACAGCGCGCCGTCGACGGAGTGAGCCTGGCCGTGCCACAGGGCTCCGTGTACGGCGTGCTCGGACCGAACGGCGCTGGCAAGACCACGACGATCCGTATGCTCGCGACCCTGTTGCGGCCGGATGGCGGCAGCGGCCGCATCTTCGGCCACGATGTGGTCAGGGAACCGACCGCCGTCCGATCCCTGATCGGCGTCACCGGACAGTACGCCTCTGTCGATGAGGACCTGAGCGCCACCGAGAATCTGGTCGTCTTCGCCCGCCTGCTCGGCCTGAGCCGGATCGACGCTCGGCGTAAGGCGGTCGAGCTGCTGGAGGAATTCGACCTCATCGAGGCGGCGAGCAAGCCGCTGAAGAATTTCTCCGGCGGCATGCGGCGCAGGCTCGACTTGGCGGCCAGCTTGATCGCGACCCCGCCGTTGCTGTTCCTGGACGAGCCGACCACCGGGCTGGACCCGCGCACCCGCGCTCAGATGTGGGAGACCATCCGCCGCTTGGTCCGCGAGGGCGCCACGGTGTTGCTCACCACGCAGTACCTGGATGAGGCCGACCAGCTGGCCGACCGGATCGCGGTGATCGACCGCGGCAAGGTGATCGCCGACGGCACCGCCGACGAGCTCAAGGCCTCGGTGGGTGGTTCCTCGCTGCACCTGACCCTGGTCGACCGCGGCCGGCTCGACGAAGCGCACCGCATCGTCGCCGATTTCCTCGGCACCGAGGCGCAGATCTCGCCGGAGGCGGGCAGGCTCACCGCGCCGCTGCCCGACGCGGGCGTCACCGCCGATCTGCTGATCCGCCTGCGCGAGTGGGAGATCGGGGTCGACGAAATCACCGTGAGCAAACCGAGCCTGGACGAGGTCTTCCTCACCATCACCGGTCACCCGGCCGAAGACAACACCGACGACGAATCCGAAAGGAGCGCGGCATGA